The following are from one region of the Cyclopterus lumpus isolate fCycLum1 chromosome 21, fCycLum1.pri, whole genome shotgun sequence genome:
- the gtdc1 gene encoding glycosyltransferase-like domain-containing protein 1 isoform X5, translating to MDSFLSSISSFMKKIPDHRPRDLDLLIRPKCVVLYYPVQFPDVSRCGEFPSSGDEQEDPHESSCEPRTDQRPVSEGDTGDQMKPLHIVWPHRWEHDKNPELFFSTLIKLKEKQVDFHLSVLGETFTEVPEIFSEARSQLHRHIQNWGYLSRDRYLQVLLQADVVVSTARHEFFGVAMLEAVHCGCYPLCPKALVYPEIFPAEYLYSTPEQLCKRLQGLCRRPDVARRHHVKVDTSSFSWTSLKERFVSLLSAGCP from the exons ATGGACTCCTTCCTTTCCTCGATCTCCTCCTTCATGAAGAAGATCCCAGACCACCGACCCAGAGACCTGGACCTGCTGATCCGGCCCAAGTGTGTGGTCCTGTACTACCCAGTCCAGTTCCCTGATgtcagcag GTGTGGTGAGTTTCCATCATCAGGAGACGAGCAGGAAGATCCACATGAGTCCAGTTGTGAACCCAGaacagaccagagaccagttAGTGAGGGGGATACTGGAGACCAGATGAAACCTCTTCACATTGTCTGGCCTCACAGGTG ggaGCACGACAAAAACCCTGAGctgtttttttccactttgaTCAAACTGAAAGAAAAGCAAGTCGACTTTCATCTGTCGGTGCTCGGAGAGACTTTCACTGAagtaccag AGATCTTCTCGGAGGCCAGAAGTCAGCTGCACCGTCACATCCAGAACTGGGGTTACCTGTCCAGGGACCGCTACCTGCAGGTGCTGCTTCAGGCCGATGTGGTCGTCTCCACCGCACGACACGAGTTCTTCGGAGTCGCCAT gttggaAGCTGTTCACTGTGGCTGTTATCCTCTGTGTCCGAAGGCCTTAGTGTACCCAGAAATATTCCCAG cagagtACCTGTACTCCACACCTGAGCAGCTGTGTAAACGTCTGCAGGGACTCTGCAGGAGGCCCGACGTCGCCCGCAGACACCACGTCAAG GTTGacacctcctctttctcctggACGTCCCTGAAGGAGCGCTTTGTTTCTCTGCTGTCAGCCGGgtgtccctga